Proteins encoded together in one Benincasa hispida cultivar B227 chromosome 1, ASM972705v1, whole genome shotgun sequence window:
- the LOC120083001 gene encoding lysine-specific demethylase JMJ25 isoform X2, protein MLHSDMDMDSSDALRCKRNDGARWRCKELASPGKSYCERHLIQLMKQSLKKVRNSGDRSFYSGGSRVTEEEVRPRFGSQGEESQDELKRNGNMVRKQKMHLSNCDRENIPLKEVTIAIDSGKSEFTASKLSNGKDRADSAKRHGTSAKRKRIHVVTNGKSAETDLPNKKNGGSLMCHQCLRSDTSGVIFCSNCQRKRFCYKCIERWYPDKTREDVENACPCCRGHCNCKACLREFVEFAPKELDASVKVERLKFLLHKVLPILRHIQREQSYELEVEGNIQGAQLKEVDVKRIKLVQSERMYCDNCNTSIFNFYRSCFNPNCSYDLCLSCCKELRESFHSEGRETNIYCKVFRNKFSSQRHHKCINVMAGRECRTSTSKTSVGGMSSSSQVWSANPDGSIPCPPKEHGGCGIASLELRRSLKADWATKLIEGAEGLTSDYTVPDTCSSEGCSSCCLNSNEVRQAAFRENSHDNFLYSPNAEDIVDGDVNHFRSHWMKGEPVIVRNVLDKTSGLSWEPMVMWRAFRQTGANVKFKEETCSVKAIDCLDWCEVEINIHQFFVGYLEGRMHRNGWPEMLKLKDWPSSTSFEERLPRHCAEFIAGLPFSEYTHPKYGLLNLATKLPEGSLKPDMGPKTYIAYGFQEELSRGDSVTKLHCDMSDAVNVLTHTSKVNIKTWQRAFIEKRQKRFAAEDRSELYGGIKSTSDDTIRDSESKQNQVADPSMTEKPIGESKSQSREQFDEHEYNSSNLTDVTIRNLSVDMCSTGSSADISCPNGPKTAQKVVIECSPSQHCGQSSNDTGKIHHETYDSEKASMCNEVNDLGSKDSIMNGADGHLVDDEKMEVATGGAVWDIFRRQDVPKIVGYLEKHQKEFRHIKCKPVNSLVHPIHDQTIFFNAKHKKQLKKEFGVEPWTFEQFIGEAVFIPAGCPHQVRNRQSCIKVALDFVSPENVEECFRLTEEFRSLPKPHRAKEDKLEVKKMTLYAASSAIREIRELLLKLD, encoded by the exons ATGTTGCATTCCGATATGGATATGGACTCATCGGACGCTCTCCGCTGCAAGCGTAACGACGGTGCTCGGTGGCGCTGCAAGGAGTTGGCCTCGCCTGGGAAATCTTACTGTGAGAGGCACTTGATCCAACTCATGAAGCAAAGTTTGAAAAAGGTGCGGAATTCTGGTGATAGAAGTTTCTATTCCGGGGGTAGTAGAGTTACGGAGGAGGAGGTGAGACCACGATTTGGATCGCAAGGGGAAGAGAGTCAGGATGAGCTAAAGCGGAATGGAAATATGGTGAGGAAGCAGAAAATGCACCTCTCTAATTGTGATAGAGAGAACATTCCTTTAAAGGAGGTTACAATCGCTATAGATTCAGGAAAATCTGAATTCACGGCTTCCAAATTGAGTAACGGCAAGGATAGGGCGGATTCTGCGAAAAGGCATGGCACGTCTGCGAAGCGAAAGAGAATTCATGTTGTAACGAATGGAAAATCGGCCGAGACG GATTTGCCAAATAAAAAGAACGGTGGGAGTTTGATGTGTCATCAGTGTCTGCGGAGTGATACAAGTGGGGTTATCTTTTGTTCAAATTGCCAAAGAAAACGGTTCTGCTATAAGTGTATTGAACGATG GTACCCTGATAAAACAAGGGAGGATGTTGAGAATGCATGTCCATGTTGCCGTGGTCACTGTAATTGCAAGGCTTGCTTAAGAGAGTTTGTTGAG TTTGCTCCTAAAGAATTGGATGCAAGTGTAAAAGTAGAGCGATTAAAATTCTTGCTACACAAGGTTCTGCCTATTCTCAGGCATATTCAAAGGGAACAGAGTTATGAACTAGAGGTTGAAGGCAATATACAGG GTGCTCAATTGAAAGAAGTGGATGTAAAAAGAATCAAACTGGTTCAATCAGAGCGCATGTATTG CGACAATTGCAACACTTCGATCTTCAATTTTTACAGAAGCTGCTTCAACCCAAACTGTTCTTACGATCTCTGTCTTAGCTGCTGTAAAGAGTTGAGGGAAAGTTTCCATTCTGAAGGTagagaaacaaatatttattgcaaagtttttagaaataaattttcTAGTCAACGACATCATAAGTGCATCAATGTGATGGCAGGAAGAGAGTGTCGGACATCCACATCTAAGACTTCTGTAGGTGGCATGTCATCTAGTTCCCAGGTTTGGAGTGCGAATCCTGATGGTAGCATACCATGTCCTCCAAAAGAACATGGGGGTTGTGGGATTGCAAGTTTGGAGTTGAGACGTTCCCTTAAAGCTGATTGGGCTACAAAGTTAATTGAAGGAGCAGAGGGGCTTACAAGTGATTACACAGTACCTGATACTTGTTCTTCTGAAGGCTGTTCATCATGCTGTCTTAATAGTAATGAAGTCAGACAAGCAGCTTTCAGGGAAAATAGTCACGACAACTTCTTATACTCCCCAAATGCTGAAGATATAGTGGATGGCGATGTTAACCATTTTCGAAGCCACTGGATGAAAGGTGAACCTGTTATTGTCAGAAATGTTCTTGACAAAACATCCGGTCTTAGTTGGGAACCTATGGTTATGTGGAGAGCTTTTAGACAAACAGGTGCGAATGTGAAGTTCAAAGAGGAGACATGCAGTGTGAAAGCCATTGATTGCTTGGATTGGTGTGAG GTAGAGATAAATATCCACCAGTTTTTTGTGGGTTACTTAGAAGGCCGTATGCACAGAAATGGATGGCCAGAAATGTTGAAGCTAAAGGATTGGCCTTCATCAACTTCATTTGAGGAGCGTTTGCCTAGGCATTGTGCCGAATTTATTGCAGGACTTCCTTTCAGCGAATATACCCACCCAAAATATGGTCTTCTGAATCTTGCTACCAAACTTCCTGAAGGCTCACTGAAGCCCGATATGGGACCCAAAACTTATATTGCATATGGATTTCAGGAGGAGCTGAGCAGAGGTGACTCTGTAACAAAGCTTCACTGTGATATGTCTGATGCG GTAAATGTACTGACTCATACAAGTAAAGTTAATATTAAGACCTGGCAACGTGCTTTCATTGAAAAGAGGCAAAAACGTTTTGCTGCTGAAGATCGTTCTGAACTATATGGTGGAATAAAAAGTACATCTGATGATACAATAAGGGATTCTGAAAGTAAACAAAATCAAGTTGCAG ATCCATCTATGACTGAAAAACCAATAGGAGAATCAAAGTCGCAGAGCAGAGAACAATTTGACGAACATGAATATAACTCTTCCAATTTAACGGATGTTACTAtcagaaatttatctgtagatATGTGTAGTACTGGTTCTTCGGCTGATATCTCTTGTCCAAATGGACCTAAGACTGCTCAGAAAGTAGTTATTGAATGTTCCCCCAGTCAGCACTGTGGTCAATCTTCTAATGATACTGGTAAAATTCATCATGAAACTTATGATTCAGAAAAAGCCTCAATGTGTAATGAAGTTAATGATCTAGGATCAAAAGATTCAATTATGAATGGGGCAGATGGTCATTTAGTAGATGATGAAAAAATGGAGGTTGCTACTGGTGGAGCTGTTTGGGACATTTTCCGTAGGCAGGATGTTCCCAAGATAGTCGGGTACTTAGAAAAGCACCAGAAGGAATTTCGTCATATAAAGTGCAAACCTGTAAATTCT CTTGTTCATCCAATTCATGATCAGACCATTTTCTTTAATGCAAAACACAAGAAGCAGCTGAAGAAGGAGTTTG GTGTTGAACCCTGGacatttgaacaattcattggTGAGGCAGTTTTCATTCCAGCAGGATGCCCTCATCAAGTTCGAAATAGACAG TCGTGCATAAAAGTAGCTCTGGACTTTGTATCCCCGGAGAATGTGGAAGAATGCTTTCGGTTAACAGAGGAGTTCCGTTCCCTCCCAAAACCACATAGAGCTAAGGAAGATAAATTGGAG GTTAAAAAGATGACACTTTATGCTGCAAGTTCTGCTATTAGAGAGATCAGAGAACTGCTGTTAAAGCTTGACTGA
- the LOC120083001 gene encoding lysine-specific demethylase JMJ25 isoform X1, with product MLHSDMDMDSSDALRCKRNDGARWRCKELASPGKSYCERHLIQLMKQSLKKVRNSGDRSFYSGGSRVTEEEVRPRFGSQGEESQDELKRNGNMVRKQKMHLSNCDRENIPLKEVTIAIDSGKSEFTASKLSNGKDRADSAKRHGTSAKRKRIHVVTNGKSAETDLPNKKNGGSLMCHQCLRSDTSGVIFCSNCQRKRFCYKCIERWYPDKTREDVENACPCCRGHCNCKACLREFVEFAPKELDASVKVERLKFLLHKVLPILRHIQREQSYELEVEGNIQGAQLKEVDVKRIKLVQSERMYCDNCNTSIFNFYRSCFNPNCSYDLCLSCCKELRESFHSEGRETNIYCKVFRNKFSSQRHHKCINVMAGRECRTSTSKTSVGGMSSSSQVWSANPDGSIPCPPKEHGGCGIASLELRRSLKADWATKLIEGAEGLTSDYTVPDTCSSEGCSSCCLNSNEVRQAAFRENSHDNFLYSPNAEDIVDGDVNHFRSHWMKGEPVIVRNVLDKTSGLSWEPMVMWRAFRQTGANVKFKEETCSVKAIDCLDWCEVEINIHQFFVGYLEGRMHRNGWPEMLKLKDWPSSTSFEERLPRHCAEFIAGLPFSEYTHPKYGLLNLATKLPEGSLKPDMGPKTYIAYGFQEELSRGDSVTKLHCDMSDAVNVLTHTSKVNIKTWQRAFIEKRQKRFAAEDRSELYGGIKSTSDDTIRDSESKQNQVAGQKSCLMGLDATFRKGVTKPVKCANADPSMTEKPIGESKSQSREQFDEHEYNSSNLTDVTIRNLSVDMCSTGSSADISCPNGPKTAQKVVIECSPSQHCGQSSNDTGKIHHETYDSEKASMCNEVNDLGSKDSIMNGADGHLVDDEKMEVATGGAVWDIFRRQDVPKIVGYLEKHQKEFRHIKCKPVNSLVHPIHDQTIFFNAKHKKQLKKEFGVEPWTFEQFIGEAVFIPAGCPHQVRNRQSCIKVALDFVSPENVEECFRLTEEFRSLPKPHRAKEDKLEVKKMTLYAASSAIREIRELLLKLD from the exons ATGTTGCATTCCGATATGGATATGGACTCATCGGACGCTCTCCGCTGCAAGCGTAACGACGGTGCTCGGTGGCGCTGCAAGGAGTTGGCCTCGCCTGGGAAATCTTACTGTGAGAGGCACTTGATCCAACTCATGAAGCAAAGTTTGAAAAAGGTGCGGAATTCTGGTGATAGAAGTTTCTATTCCGGGGGTAGTAGAGTTACGGAGGAGGAGGTGAGACCACGATTTGGATCGCAAGGGGAAGAGAGTCAGGATGAGCTAAAGCGGAATGGAAATATGGTGAGGAAGCAGAAAATGCACCTCTCTAATTGTGATAGAGAGAACATTCCTTTAAAGGAGGTTACAATCGCTATAGATTCAGGAAAATCTGAATTCACGGCTTCCAAATTGAGTAACGGCAAGGATAGGGCGGATTCTGCGAAAAGGCATGGCACGTCTGCGAAGCGAAAGAGAATTCATGTTGTAACGAATGGAAAATCGGCCGAGACG GATTTGCCAAATAAAAAGAACGGTGGGAGTTTGATGTGTCATCAGTGTCTGCGGAGTGATACAAGTGGGGTTATCTTTTGTTCAAATTGCCAAAGAAAACGGTTCTGCTATAAGTGTATTGAACGATG GTACCCTGATAAAACAAGGGAGGATGTTGAGAATGCATGTCCATGTTGCCGTGGTCACTGTAATTGCAAGGCTTGCTTAAGAGAGTTTGTTGAG TTTGCTCCTAAAGAATTGGATGCAAGTGTAAAAGTAGAGCGATTAAAATTCTTGCTACACAAGGTTCTGCCTATTCTCAGGCATATTCAAAGGGAACAGAGTTATGAACTAGAGGTTGAAGGCAATATACAGG GTGCTCAATTGAAAGAAGTGGATGTAAAAAGAATCAAACTGGTTCAATCAGAGCGCATGTATTG CGACAATTGCAACACTTCGATCTTCAATTTTTACAGAAGCTGCTTCAACCCAAACTGTTCTTACGATCTCTGTCTTAGCTGCTGTAAAGAGTTGAGGGAAAGTTTCCATTCTGAAGGTagagaaacaaatatttattgcaaagtttttagaaataaattttcTAGTCAACGACATCATAAGTGCATCAATGTGATGGCAGGAAGAGAGTGTCGGACATCCACATCTAAGACTTCTGTAGGTGGCATGTCATCTAGTTCCCAGGTTTGGAGTGCGAATCCTGATGGTAGCATACCATGTCCTCCAAAAGAACATGGGGGTTGTGGGATTGCAAGTTTGGAGTTGAGACGTTCCCTTAAAGCTGATTGGGCTACAAAGTTAATTGAAGGAGCAGAGGGGCTTACAAGTGATTACACAGTACCTGATACTTGTTCTTCTGAAGGCTGTTCATCATGCTGTCTTAATAGTAATGAAGTCAGACAAGCAGCTTTCAGGGAAAATAGTCACGACAACTTCTTATACTCCCCAAATGCTGAAGATATAGTGGATGGCGATGTTAACCATTTTCGAAGCCACTGGATGAAAGGTGAACCTGTTATTGTCAGAAATGTTCTTGACAAAACATCCGGTCTTAGTTGGGAACCTATGGTTATGTGGAGAGCTTTTAGACAAACAGGTGCGAATGTGAAGTTCAAAGAGGAGACATGCAGTGTGAAAGCCATTGATTGCTTGGATTGGTGTGAG GTAGAGATAAATATCCACCAGTTTTTTGTGGGTTACTTAGAAGGCCGTATGCACAGAAATGGATGGCCAGAAATGTTGAAGCTAAAGGATTGGCCTTCATCAACTTCATTTGAGGAGCGTTTGCCTAGGCATTGTGCCGAATTTATTGCAGGACTTCCTTTCAGCGAATATACCCACCCAAAATATGGTCTTCTGAATCTTGCTACCAAACTTCCTGAAGGCTCACTGAAGCCCGATATGGGACCCAAAACTTATATTGCATATGGATTTCAGGAGGAGCTGAGCAGAGGTGACTCTGTAACAAAGCTTCACTGTGATATGTCTGATGCG GTAAATGTACTGACTCATACAAGTAAAGTTAATATTAAGACCTGGCAACGTGCTTTCATTGAAAAGAGGCAAAAACGTTTTGCTGCTGAAGATCGTTCTGAACTATATGGTGGAATAAAAAGTACATCTGATGATACAATAAGGGATTCTGAAAGTAAACAAAATCAAGTTGCAGGTCAGAAGTCGTGCTTGATGGGTTTAGATGCAACTTTTAGAAAAGGAGTTACAAAACCTGTCAAATGTGCAAATGCAGATCCATCTATGACTGAAAAACCAATAGGAGAATCAAAGTCGCAGAGCAGAGAACAATTTGACGAACATGAATATAACTCTTCCAATTTAACGGATGTTACTAtcagaaatttatctgtagatATGTGTAGTACTGGTTCTTCGGCTGATATCTCTTGTCCAAATGGACCTAAGACTGCTCAGAAAGTAGTTATTGAATGTTCCCCCAGTCAGCACTGTGGTCAATCTTCTAATGATACTGGTAAAATTCATCATGAAACTTATGATTCAGAAAAAGCCTCAATGTGTAATGAAGTTAATGATCTAGGATCAAAAGATTCAATTATGAATGGGGCAGATGGTCATTTAGTAGATGATGAAAAAATGGAGGTTGCTACTGGTGGAGCTGTTTGGGACATTTTCCGTAGGCAGGATGTTCCCAAGATAGTCGGGTACTTAGAAAAGCACCAGAAGGAATTTCGTCATATAAAGTGCAAACCTGTAAATTCT CTTGTTCATCCAATTCATGATCAGACCATTTTCTTTAATGCAAAACACAAGAAGCAGCTGAAGAAGGAGTTTG GTGTTGAACCCTGGacatttgaacaattcattggTGAGGCAGTTTTCATTCCAGCAGGATGCCCTCATCAAGTTCGAAATAGACAG TCGTGCATAAAAGTAGCTCTGGACTTTGTATCCCCGGAGAATGTGGAAGAATGCTTTCGGTTAACAGAGGAGTTCCGTTCCCTCCCAAAACCACATAGAGCTAAGGAAGATAAATTGGAG GTTAAAAAGATGACACTTTATGCTGCAAGTTCTGCTATTAGAGAGATCAGAGAACTGCTGTTAAAGCTTGACTGA
- the LOC120083001 gene encoding lysine-specific demethylase JMJ25 isoform X3 produces MLHSDMDMDSSDALRCKRNDGARWRCKELASPGKSYCERHLIQLMKQSLKKVRNSGDRSFYSGGSRVTEEEVRPRFGSQGEESQDELKRNGNMVRKQKMHLSNCDRENIPLKEVTIAIDSGKSEFTASKLSNGKDRADSAKRHGTSAKRKRIHVVTNGKSAETDLPNKKNGGSLMCHQCLRSDTSGVIFCSNCQRKRFCYKCIERWYPDKTREDVENACPCCRGHCNCKACLREFVEFAPKELDASVKVERLKFLLHKVLPILRHIQREQSYELEVEGNIQGAQLKEVDVKRIKLVQSERMYCDNCNTSIFNFYRSCFNPNCSYDLCLSCCKELRESFHSEGRECRTSTSKTSVGGMSSSSQVWSANPDGSIPCPPKEHGGCGIASLELRRSLKADWATKLIEGAEGLTSDYTVPDTCSSEGCSSCCLNSNEVRQAAFRENSHDNFLYSPNAEDIVDGDVNHFRSHWMKGEPVIVRNVLDKTSGLSWEPMVMWRAFRQTGANVKFKEETCSVKAIDCLDWCEVEINIHQFFVGYLEGRMHRNGWPEMLKLKDWPSSTSFEERLPRHCAEFIAGLPFSEYTHPKYGLLNLATKLPEGSLKPDMGPKTYIAYGFQEELSRGDSVTKLHCDMSDAVNVLTHTSKVNIKTWQRAFIEKRQKRFAAEDRSELYGGIKSTSDDTIRDSESKQNQVAGQKSCLMGLDATFRKGVTKPVKCANADPSMTEKPIGESKSQSREQFDEHEYNSSNLTDVTIRNLSVDMCSTGSSADISCPNGPKTAQKVVIECSPSQHCGQSSNDTGKIHHETYDSEKASMCNEVNDLGSKDSIMNGADGHLVDDEKMEVATGGAVWDIFRRQDVPKIVGYLEKHQKEFRHIKCKPVNSLVHPIHDQTIFFNAKHKKQLKKEFGVEPWTFEQFIGEAVFIPAGCPHQVRNRQSCIKVALDFVSPENVEECFRLTEEFRSLPKPHRAKEDKLEVKKMTLYAASSAIREIRELLLKLD; encoded by the exons ATGTTGCATTCCGATATGGATATGGACTCATCGGACGCTCTCCGCTGCAAGCGTAACGACGGTGCTCGGTGGCGCTGCAAGGAGTTGGCCTCGCCTGGGAAATCTTACTGTGAGAGGCACTTGATCCAACTCATGAAGCAAAGTTTGAAAAAGGTGCGGAATTCTGGTGATAGAAGTTTCTATTCCGGGGGTAGTAGAGTTACGGAGGAGGAGGTGAGACCACGATTTGGATCGCAAGGGGAAGAGAGTCAGGATGAGCTAAAGCGGAATGGAAATATGGTGAGGAAGCAGAAAATGCACCTCTCTAATTGTGATAGAGAGAACATTCCTTTAAAGGAGGTTACAATCGCTATAGATTCAGGAAAATCTGAATTCACGGCTTCCAAATTGAGTAACGGCAAGGATAGGGCGGATTCTGCGAAAAGGCATGGCACGTCTGCGAAGCGAAAGAGAATTCATGTTGTAACGAATGGAAAATCGGCCGAGACG GATTTGCCAAATAAAAAGAACGGTGGGAGTTTGATGTGTCATCAGTGTCTGCGGAGTGATACAAGTGGGGTTATCTTTTGTTCAAATTGCCAAAGAAAACGGTTCTGCTATAAGTGTATTGAACGATG GTACCCTGATAAAACAAGGGAGGATGTTGAGAATGCATGTCCATGTTGCCGTGGTCACTGTAATTGCAAGGCTTGCTTAAGAGAGTTTGTTGAG TTTGCTCCTAAAGAATTGGATGCAAGTGTAAAAGTAGAGCGATTAAAATTCTTGCTACACAAGGTTCTGCCTATTCTCAGGCATATTCAAAGGGAACAGAGTTATGAACTAGAGGTTGAAGGCAATATACAGG GTGCTCAATTGAAAGAAGTGGATGTAAAAAGAATCAAACTGGTTCAATCAGAGCGCATGTATTG CGACAATTGCAACACTTCGATCTTCAATTTTTACAGAAGCTGCTTCAACCCAAACTGTTCTTACGATCTCTGTCTTAGCTGCTGTAAAGAGTTGAGGGAAAGTTTCCATTCTGAAG GAAGAGAGTGTCGGACATCCACATCTAAGACTTCTGTAGGTGGCATGTCATCTAGTTCCCAGGTTTGGAGTGCGAATCCTGATGGTAGCATACCATGTCCTCCAAAAGAACATGGGGGTTGTGGGATTGCAAGTTTGGAGTTGAGACGTTCCCTTAAAGCTGATTGGGCTACAAAGTTAATTGAAGGAGCAGAGGGGCTTACAAGTGATTACACAGTACCTGATACTTGTTCTTCTGAAGGCTGTTCATCATGCTGTCTTAATAGTAATGAAGTCAGACAAGCAGCTTTCAGGGAAAATAGTCACGACAACTTCTTATACTCCCCAAATGCTGAAGATATAGTGGATGGCGATGTTAACCATTTTCGAAGCCACTGGATGAAAGGTGAACCTGTTATTGTCAGAAATGTTCTTGACAAAACATCCGGTCTTAGTTGGGAACCTATGGTTATGTGGAGAGCTTTTAGACAAACAGGTGCGAATGTGAAGTTCAAAGAGGAGACATGCAGTGTGAAAGCCATTGATTGCTTGGATTGGTGTGAG GTAGAGATAAATATCCACCAGTTTTTTGTGGGTTACTTAGAAGGCCGTATGCACAGAAATGGATGGCCAGAAATGTTGAAGCTAAAGGATTGGCCTTCATCAACTTCATTTGAGGAGCGTTTGCCTAGGCATTGTGCCGAATTTATTGCAGGACTTCCTTTCAGCGAATATACCCACCCAAAATATGGTCTTCTGAATCTTGCTACCAAACTTCCTGAAGGCTCACTGAAGCCCGATATGGGACCCAAAACTTATATTGCATATGGATTTCAGGAGGAGCTGAGCAGAGGTGACTCTGTAACAAAGCTTCACTGTGATATGTCTGATGCG GTAAATGTACTGACTCATACAAGTAAAGTTAATATTAAGACCTGGCAACGTGCTTTCATTGAAAAGAGGCAAAAACGTTTTGCTGCTGAAGATCGTTCTGAACTATATGGTGGAATAAAAAGTACATCTGATGATACAATAAGGGATTCTGAAAGTAAACAAAATCAAGTTGCAGGTCAGAAGTCGTGCTTGATGGGTTTAGATGCAACTTTTAGAAAAGGAGTTACAAAACCTGTCAAATGTGCAAATGCAGATCCATCTATGACTGAAAAACCAATAGGAGAATCAAAGTCGCAGAGCAGAGAACAATTTGACGAACATGAATATAACTCTTCCAATTTAACGGATGTTACTAtcagaaatttatctgtagatATGTGTAGTACTGGTTCTTCGGCTGATATCTCTTGTCCAAATGGACCTAAGACTGCTCAGAAAGTAGTTATTGAATGTTCCCCCAGTCAGCACTGTGGTCAATCTTCTAATGATACTGGTAAAATTCATCATGAAACTTATGATTCAGAAAAAGCCTCAATGTGTAATGAAGTTAATGATCTAGGATCAAAAGATTCAATTATGAATGGGGCAGATGGTCATTTAGTAGATGATGAAAAAATGGAGGTTGCTACTGGTGGAGCTGTTTGGGACATTTTCCGTAGGCAGGATGTTCCCAAGATAGTCGGGTACTTAGAAAAGCACCAGAAGGAATTTCGTCATATAAAGTGCAAACCTGTAAATTCT CTTGTTCATCCAATTCATGATCAGACCATTTTCTTTAATGCAAAACACAAGAAGCAGCTGAAGAAGGAGTTTG GTGTTGAACCCTGGacatttgaacaattcattggTGAGGCAGTTTTCATTCCAGCAGGATGCCCTCATCAAGTTCGAAATAGACAG TCGTGCATAAAAGTAGCTCTGGACTTTGTATCCCCGGAGAATGTGGAAGAATGCTTTCGGTTAACAGAGGAGTTCCGTTCCCTCCCAAAACCACATAGAGCTAAGGAAGATAAATTGGAG GTTAAAAAGATGACACTTTATGCTGCAAGTTCTGCTATTAGAGAGATCAGAGAACTGCTGTTAAAGCTTGACTGA